A region of Allocoleopsis franciscana PCC 7113 DNA encodes the following proteins:
- a CDS encoding cobyrinate a,c-diamide synthase, with translation MALVIAGERSGVGKTTVTLALLSFLSRHKQSVQSFKVGPDYIDPMFHQQVTGRPCRNLDPVLTSENYVQDCFTRHVQGVNYALVEGVMGLFDGASGREDWASTAHIARLLELPVLLVLDCSRLSRSVAAIAHGYKTFDSRIQLTGVVLNRVGSDRHLELLKDALEPLQIPVLGVMRRQDNITIPARHLGLVPTAEMVQLDDLIDRLAHLAESCFDWELLFPLLTSPSDSDPPQPSTPLASSLKLRLIKGGTRFKVPQVMGDLGGDPVRLAVARDRAFSFYYQDNLDILQELGAELVPWSPLTDTALPADVQGLYFGGGFPEVFAQPLTENTCARESVRLAILTGMPTYAECGGLMYLCEQIRDFEGQSWSMVGVLPTTTVMGKRLTVGYRQATALQDSPLLKAGARVWGHEFHHSQLTVMPEKPLFETRGYDQKGEGKAATEGWRRHQVHASYVHLHWGGRPEIPARFLQGCIKAEKA, from the coding sequence ATGGCTTTAGTCATCGCGGGTGAACGCAGTGGGGTGGGCAAGACAACGGTTACGCTCGCCCTATTGTCGTTTTTGTCACGGCACAAGCAAAGTGTTCAATCGTTCAAAGTTGGCCCGGATTACATCGATCCGATGTTCCATCAGCAGGTTACGGGGCGTCCCTGTCGGAATTTAGACCCGGTGCTGACTTCGGAGAATTACGTCCAGGACTGTTTTACCCGTCATGTGCAAGGGGTGAATTATGCTCTTGTTGAAGGGGTGATGGGGTTGTTTGATGGGGCATCAGGACGAGAGGATTGGGCGAGTACGGCTCATATTGCGCGGTTGTTGGAATTGCCTGTGCTATTGGTTTTGGATTGTAGTCGGTTGTCTCGTTCAGTGGCTGCGATCGCACACGGTTACAAGACCTTTGACTCTAGGATACAGCTAACGGGTGTGGTGTTAAATCGCGTGGGGAGCGATCGCCACTTGGAACTTCTCAAAGATGCCTTGGAACCCTTACAAATTCCTGTACTAGGAGTCATGAGGCGTCAGGATAATATTACGATTCCCGCTCGGCATCTGGGCTTAGTGCCTACGGCTGAGATGGTTCAGTTGGATGACTTGATCGATAGACTCGCCCACCTGGCAGAGAGTTGTTTCGACTGGGAGCTGTTATTTCCGTTGCTGACTTCCCCCTCAGATTCAGATCCCCCCCAACCCTCCACCCCCCTAGCCTCCTCACTAAAGCTCCGGCTTATTAAGGGGGGAACTAGATTCAAAGTCCCCCAAGTTATGGGGGATTTAGGGGGAGATCCAGTTAGGCTGGCAGTAGCACGCGATCGCGCTTTTAGTTTCTACTATCAGGACAACCTGGATATTTTGCAAGAACTGGGCGCTGAGTTAGTGCCTTGGAGTCCCCTCACCGATACGGCTTTACCTGCGGATGTCCAGGGATTGTACTTTGGCGGCGGTTTTCCCGAAGTCTTTGCCCAACCATTAACTGAAAATACCTGTGCGCGTGAGTCTGTGCGACTGGCTATCTTGACAGGAATGCCAACTTATGCAGAGTGCGGGGGGCTGATGTATTTGTGTGAGCAGATTAGGGATTTTGAGGGACAATCTTGGTCGATGGTGGGGGTATTGCCCACAACAACAGTGATGGGGAAGCGCCTTACTGTGGGATATCGGCAAGCAACGGCACTGCAAGACAGTCCATTGTTAAAAGCTGGGGCAAGGGTTTGGGGGCATGAGTTTCATCACTCTCAGTTGACGGTAATGCCTGAGAAACCGTTGTTTGAGACACGGGGATATGACCAAAAAGGTGAGGGTAAGGCGGCAACCGAGGGGTGGCGACGGCATCAGGTG
- the opcA gene encoding glucose-6-phosphate dehydrogenase assembly protein OpcA gives MATQSPPIVSIQRPKDVSISDIEAELRQIWQSYGGSGEYGDFPSAIRASTFSLIIYEPEETQQLLAALGYYTGPIDGIIGPRMVAALKAAQKAYGLPRTGTADEATKARVREEYTQRLKHGAVSTTAEAERLQYSPDLEGSGLADAIAASNPCRIIALCPIAGEDEGVTAQVSASCPVQKQSQSTLVCCEYITLRGTAAALERNAGMISELMIGELPKFLWWKGTPDPEYGLFKRLANQSNSIIIDSSSFNKTEPELLQIYELIAHGTGIADLNWRRLAPWQELTAEAFDPPERRAALNEVDQVTIDYEQGNQAQALMFLGWLASRLKWRPVSYQKDGGDYDIRRVRFTSPEQHTIEAELAGIPVADVGEIPGDLISLRLGSTNNEADCCTVLCSETTGCMRMEAGGGAQACRIQQVTPLFDQKTEHLLSQQLQRWGREVLYEESLAVTAEMLKLANG, from the coding sequence ATGGCAACGCAATCTCCTCCAATAGTCTCCATACAACGGCCCAAAGATGTTTCGATTAGTGATATCGAAGCGGAACTTCGTCAAATCTGGCAGAGCTATGGTGGCTCTGGGGAATACGGCGATTTTCCCTCCGCCATCCGGGCGTCAACGTTTAGTTTGATTATCTATGAACCCGAAGAAACCCAGCAACTCTTAGCGGCATTGGGATATTACACAGGCCCGATTGATGGTATTATCGGACCGCGCATGGTGGCGGCACTGAAAGCGGCTCAAAAAGCTTATGGACTGCCGAGAACTGGTACGGCAGATGAGGCCACCAAGGCCAGAGTGCGCGAAGAATATACACAACGACTGAAACATGGGGCAGTAAGCACTACAGCAGAAGCTGAACGGCTCCAGTATTCGCCAGACTTGGAAGGATCGGGGCTGGCGGATGCCATCGCAGCCTCCAACCCCTGTCGGATTATCGCTCTTTGTCCGATAGCAGGAGAAGATGAAGGCGTGACGGCTCAGGTTTCTGCCTCTTGCCCTGTGCAAAAGCAAAGTCAGAGTACACTGGTCTGCTGTGAATACATTACTCTCAGAGGCACCGCTGCTGCTTTGGAGCGCAACGCTGGGATGATTTCAGAGCTGATGATTGGAGAGCTTCCCAAGTTCCTCTGGTGGAAGGGAACCCCTGACCCTGAGTATGGTCTGTTCAAGCGACTGGCAAACCAGAGTAATAGCATCATCATTGACTCTAGTTCTTTCAATAAGACAGAGCCAGAGCTTTTGCAGATATACGAACTGATTGCTCACGGAACAGGGATTGCTGACCTTAACTGGCGACGGTTAGCACCTTGGCAAGAGTTGACGGCTGAGGCGTTCGACCCACCAGAGCGTCGTGCGGCGCTCAACGAAGTTGATCAGGTAACCATTGATTACGAGCAAGGGAACCAAGCTCAGGCATTGATGTTTTTGGGTTGGTTAGCCTCTCGTTTGAAGTGGCGTCCCGTCTCTTATCAAAAAGACGGGGGTGATTACGATATCCGGCGTGTTCGATTCACCTCACCAGAGCAACATACAATTGAAGCCGAGTTGGCAGGAATTCCCGTCGCGGATGTGGGAGAAATCCCAGGTGACTTGATCAGCCTGCGGTTGGGTTCGACCAATAACGAAGCAGACTGCTGTACGGTGTTGTGTTCCGAAACGACGGGTTGTATGCGGATGGAAGCCGGTGGGGGTGCCCAAGCTTGCCGGATTCAGCAGGTAACACCGCTATTTGACCAAAAGACCGAACACCTGTTAAGTCAGCAACTACAACGCTGGGGTCGCGAGGTGCTTTATGAAGAAAGTCTGGCGGTTACGGCTGAGATGCTCAAATTAGCCAATGGGTAA